The Psychrobacillus sp. FSL K6-4046 DNA window AGATATGAACGCATACAATATGTCCATTTCCTTTCACGAGGAGTATGGTATTAAACCAATTTTAGTAGGTAAAGAAGAAATGTCCTTCACTAAATTAAGCAGTGTCATTGAACATATTGAAATACACTCAAACTTATGGGACCAATCTGCTTTTGTATCCGTTTTGACAGAAGTAGCAAAAAAATATAAAACAGCAGATAAGCAGTTACTATTAATCGGCACGAATGATTTTTATGTTCGTTTAATCATTGAGAATGCAGACGTTTTAAAAGAAATGTATGTGTTTAACTATATGACCGAGGATCTAATGAACAACCTTTTAGTAAAATCGAACTTTTATAAGCTTTGTGAAGAGCATGGAATCGACACACCTAAAACATATTTCTACTCATGCTCTAAAAAACAACCTTTTACTGAAGAGGTGCTTTTCCCGTTAATCATTAAGCCTAGTAACGGCGTAGAATATTATAAGCATAAATTTGCTGGTCAACAAAAAGTATACCGAGTAGAGTCTCAGCAAGAATTAGATGAAGTTATTCGCAAAGTAAATGAGAGCGGCTATGAGGAAGATTTGATCATCCAGGATTATATTCCTGGAGACGATACTTACATGTGGGATTCTGTATTTTATGTTAGCTCAAAAGGGCAGGCACAGCTAAGTACACTTGCTCAAGTAGTTTTACAAGAGCATACAGTGACTGCAATCGGAAATTATACTGCTCTTATTACTCGTTACGATGAAGAGTTAATGAAAAAGCTTCAACACTTCTTAGAGGCAGTTGGATACGTTGGCTTTGCTAACTTCGACTTAAAATACGATGAGCGAGACGGAAAATATAAAGTTTTTGAAGTAAATATTAGACAAGGTAGATCAAGCTATTATGTAACTGCACTGGGACATAATATGGCACGATATATTGTGGATGACGTTATTTATAACAAAGAAAAGCCTTTGACGCTATTAAATGAACATTACCTATTTACGGTTGTTCCTAAAATAGTGTTGAAGAAATTTGTGGATAATCTATCTATCCAGCAGGAAATTCGTTTGCTGTTAGGGGAAGGTAAGTGGGGTAACCCGTTGTTTTATAAAGGGGACAAGCATTTCAAACGTAAGTTATATTTGATGGCTCGTCAGGTGAATTATTATAAAAAGTACAAAAATAATCAGTGGTAAGTAAATTTTTACAAGAAATTCACATGCCATTTACATTGCTTTGATAGAGTTTAGATAGACCCCCTTTTCCAAATGAAATACTTTAAAAGGCTAGCATTTATTGCTGGCCTTTTAATTATGGCTATGGATTTCAGTCTAGTACTAGGTTTAAATGAAAAGTAGGAGGTAGTGAGGCAGATTTCCGCTCTAGGCGGACGCTTTCCGTGGGGTGAGCGATAAGCCATCACCCATCGCTAACGCGCGTGGTTGTGATGTCTTATCTGTCTCACTCATCCCACAGCATAGCTATCAAGTTAAGAAGTTTATAAAAACCCTCGAGGTTGGTATAGAAAACTAACCAACAGGAGGTGCTTCACATGAAAAAAACAGATTTAGACGAATGGAAACTCTTAATGGAACAATTGTATAAACTATTTTCCCCAGATAAGTTGGATTGTTGGGCCAAAGAATCAGGATGGATCAAACGAAAACGAAAGCTTGATGCGTATTCATTTCTCCACATCCTTCTTTATCATTGCGGAAACCTGGCCGGCAGTTCGCTACGCGAGCTCAGCCTGTCATTAGAAGAAACCTGTCATATTTCTATGACTCCAGAGGCAATAAACCAACGTTTAAATAAAGAATTAATTGTATTTCTAAAAAAGTGTTTGGAACATTTTATACAAGTGGAGTTAAATTATCAGTTGCCGATCAGTGACGAACTACGAAAATTTTGTGAGAGGATCCGTATAATAGACGCGACCATCCATTCCCTTCCTTCGGATTTGAAGGAGACTTTTCCTGGCGTCTATCGAGCCGAATTAAAATGCCAACTGGAGTATGAATTCCTGACAGGACAGTTCATATTGGCTGACTGGATGAACGGAAAGGAAAACGATTCTCTATATGGGAAGAATCGATTAGAGACGGTCTCACCTGGCGATTTATTTCTACAAGACTTGGGTTATTTCCATCTACCCACCTTCCAAAAAATTGATGAGTCCGGGGGCTATTTCGTCTCTAGAGTTCGACCAGATTGTTCTATCTATACAGGGAATCCCAACCCTCGTTACCATGCCGATGGCAGGGTCGTCAAATCCTCTTTTTATCAGAAGGAATCTTTGGCAGAGCACCTGGAACAAATGGAGCGTGGCTCCGTAAGGGAATGGGAGGAAGTTTATGTGGGGTATGACTATAAATTCCCTACCCGTTTAATTTTGTATCGCCATACAGAGGAACAAGATAAAAGTGATCAGTATAAACGTAAACATTCACGTTACCAGACAAAGGAGCACGTAAGAGCGCTAGATGGGGCGACGATTATTATGACAAACCTCCCGGATACTATCCCAGCTGAGAAAGTGATGGACCTTTACCGATTGCGCTGGCAGATCGAGTTATTGTTTAAAGGATGGAAATCTAATTTCCCGACCACTTTTTATAAACAGATAAAGGAAGAACGTGTCCTATGTCATTTTTTCGCTCATTTATTATTGTTTCTAATCACAACTACAACAACTTATCAGGCACGTTTATTCTTGCTAGAGAAATCTAGAATAGAGATAAGCATTCAAAAGGGCATCTCAGTTGCACTACGCTTTATTCGCTTGATGTTTGAAAGCATAAAAAAATACACCAAGCTTACCAATGGGGTACTGAAAAGGTTTCATGGTGCTCTTTGTAAACATGCATTGAAAACAAAAGGGCCACCTGAAAAGGATCCATTGATTATACTCGGTGCAAATTACAGTTAGTATTCTATGCCCTGTATAGAAAGAAATTAAACTTACATTTTTTGGTTAAACCAAAAAGTGTTAATTTCATATGGTCTAATTTTCAAAAATACCAGTTCATATGAGAGTGAATGACGTAAATTTTTCTTAACTTGATAGCTATGTCATCCCACAGGAGTCGCCGCCTGCGCTACAATCATAGGAGGGGTGGCCCAAAAGAAAACATTATAAATTGCTTGCTACAAACATTATCTTTAAGTTTACTTTAACTTCATCTATTAAAATGCTCCTCATTTGAACAAGCAACTTCACCAAAATTATCAAAGTATATCTAACACACGATTATAAAATGAAAGATAAAACAGGAAACAAAACAAGTAAGACTACCATACTTTGAATGAAAGTTGATATTATATCTTTTTTCCAAGTGTTATTTTTGGGATAACGATTGTTCAATCTTTGAAAGATGAGTAGGAAACCCCACCAAATGAATAAATTTATTAAGAACTGACTGATGTTATCATAGAGCATAAATCCCCCTCCAAACTAGCCTACCAATTTATTTAAATACGTTTCCCTTGCAATGAAGTTCTAAGAAACTTGAAATTTATTTAAATAAATCTTTTTAAATAGTTTCCAAATATTTTGTTCATAACCTTGGGCGTATTTTCTAAATAAACATTAATTTGTTCCATGTTCGATTGGAGTTTATCAGTGTTACTTTCATCTGTTGGAAAATCAGATATTCCTTTAATAATAATACATTCAACATCATTCTTCTTACAGATATAAGCAATTGCACTCGCTTCTGTATCGGCTATTGTTATTTCGTTTTCTTTAAGTTCTAAATAGTCCTCCCACATGACTACTGCTTTATCAGCAGTGCCAATTGTTCCTGTATAAAAATCATCTCCTCCATATCTAGTTAAATCAATATCGACTATGAAGGATTGTTTAATAAATGGCTCAATTTCTTTTACTGTACAATCATATTGAACGGCTTTATTGGGTACAAAAATATCCAAATTACTGTACTTCTCGTCTATTCCTGCACATGTTCCAGCAACGATGACTTTAGCTAAATTAAATTTAGAAATCATATACTGATTGCCACTAACACCATTTACTTTTCTTACACCCGTACTATAAAAAACAAGTTCAGTATCATTGATTGTTCTTATGAAATACTCACCGTATGGGTAACTGAAACGTTCGTTATTTTTTATGCTAAAGTATTCCAAGGTCGCTTCGTATTCCCACTTCGTTGCAATGCTTATTCCGATCATCGATTTATCACCCTACAAATAAAATTTGTCCCCTACTCGTTTTAATCTCTTATTTTATTAATTGACTATTCTTTTTTAATATGTTCATTAACTATTAAATATTAATAGGCAAATATCCTCTTTTTACTAGCCCGCTTCCGCCCATTTAAATGTAACATTTCACGAATGATTCCCACGCTACGATAAACACCCCTTATCTAAGCCGAGCCAAAAAGAAATAGGCATTTTTGAAATTTTTGAAACTTTCCTTCGTCAGGTCCGTAAAATAACTATACATAGAGAAGGGGGAAAAATATGAGTACAAAAAGATTGTTGACTATTATCGCTGTATCTATTGTTGGCATTGTTCTTCTATCCGCAGTATTTACATCTTGGTATACAGTAGATGAATCCGAACAAGCAATAGTGATTACATTTGGAGATGCAAGCGATCCAATAACAGAATCAGGGTTGAAATTTAAGTTTCCTTGGCCAATACAGAAGGTAGAAAAGCTATCAAAAGAAACCTTCAGTTTACAGTTTGGTTATAAGCAAGACGCGAATGGGGAAATCACTTCCTATGACAAGGATACTAAAATGATTACTGGAGACGACAATATCGTTTTAACAGACTTGGTTGTTCAGTATAAAATAACAGATCCTAAAGCATACTTGTTTAATTCTGAAAATCCAAAGGAAATGTTACATGATGCAACCTCAGCATCTATTCGTTCAGTAATCGGAAATTCGAAAATTGATGATGCTTTAACTTCAGGTAAGGCTCAAATTGAAGCAGATACAAATGAGTTGCTTGCTTCATTGATTAATAAATATGAAATTGGTATTACTGTGTTGACGGTAAAGCTACAAGACGTAGAGCTTCCGAATGCAGAAGTTAGGGCTGCATTTACAGCTGTAACGGATGCGGAAGAAACTAAAAATACAAAAGTAAACCAGGCAGAAAAGTATGTAAATGAAAAGGTTAGTGTGGCTGAAGGTGAAGTGGATGCTATTAAATCAGAGGCTATAGGCTACCAAACAGCACGTATTGAACAGGCAAAAGGAGATGTTGCCTTATTTGATAAGCTATATGCCGAATATCAAAATAATAAGGAAATCACTAGACAGCGATTAGTAATGGAAACATTGGAAGCTGTTTTGCCTAATGCTAAAATTTATATAATGAATGATGAAGGTGGGACGATGAAGTATTTACCACTTCAACAAATAGAGTCCTCTAAACAAAGTGCACCACCGCCTAGCACTACTACTGAGAAAAAGCCTGAAGAAGGGAGTGGACAATAATGTCAGATAACAATAACCCTTTTGCAAATTTAGAGTCTAAGTTTAAAACTGTGCCTAACAAACCTAAAAAAGAAAAGACTCCCATTGATTATAAAAAGCATACTAAATCGTTCATTTCAATTTTTGTAGTCTTTGTACTTGCAGTAATTGCCCTCGCTAATATATATGTAGTCAAGGAGGGGGAATATAGAGTTATTCGTCAGTTCGGTGAGATTAAAAGTATTAAAGATTCTCCAGGCCTGCATATGAAAATACCATTTATACAAAGTGTAACGACCATTCCAAAATACCAAATGAATCATAATTTATCTGAGGCAGAGATCAATACAATGGATAAACGACGTATAATTATCGATAATTATGCAGTTTGGAGAGTAGTCAATCCAAAGGACATGATTTCTAATGCAGGTAACATAGTAAATGCAAGCTCTCGTATGGAGGAATTTATTTATTCAGTAGTGCGATCAGAGCTAGGTCAATTAAATTATAGTGAAATCATTAACGATGAAAATTCATCGCGTGGTAGTTTAAATGACCAGATTACTAAAGAAGTAAATGAACTTCTCTCTAAAGATAAATATGGAATAGAAGTAGTAGATGTCCGTATTAAAAGAACCGACCTGCCAGAAGAAAATGAGCAGTCTGTATATAACGAGATGATTTCCGACCGTGAAAGTGTTGCTCAAAAGTTTTTATCTACTGGAGATGCTGATAAGAGAAGAATTGAAGCTGAAACGGATAGTACAGTTACGAAGATGATAGCTGAAGCTAAAAAAGAGGCTGCTCTTCTAAGAGCTGAAGGGGATGCGGAGGCTGCAAGAATTTATAATACTAGCTTTTCAAAGGACCCTGAATTTTATTCTTTATATAGAACATTAGAATCCTATAAGAAGACAATCGGTGAAGATACGATGATTGTTATTCCGTCTGATTCACCTTATGCCAACATCCTATCTGGATACTTAGAATAGTATATGAATCGTCATTCCCCTTACTGTCGTGGTAAGATATAGGGAATGACGATTTTATTTTTATTTAGGAAATTAAAGTTCTGAACCTGTGGATAAATTGATGTCTAGCTTCACCGCCTTGCCCCTCGGGTCAAATGGTTAAAAGCTGTGGGGGCTGAAAAAATGCCTCCTCGCATTTACCCATTTGCCTGTCGGGGCAGGACAGGCGCTTGCGCATTTCTTGATGTCTAGCTTCACCGCCTTGCCCCTCGGGGTCAAATGGGAAAATACTGCTCCTGCGCAAGCTCGTCGCAAACTAAAGCGTTTGCGGTGGCTGAGAAGCTGCCTCCTCGCTTTTCTCCATTTGCCTGTCGTGGCAGGGATAGGCGGTTGCGCTTTTCTTTGTACAAGCTAATGGAAAACAATATAACTAAGGAGTGAATGATTCATGTCATCTGAAAAAATTCTATTATTAGATGGGAATAGTTTAGCTTATCGTGCATTCTTTGCCCTTCCTTTATTAACCAACGAACATGGAATACATACAAACGCTGTTTACGGCTTTACAATGATGCTTCAAAAAATTATGGATGAAGAGAATCCTACACACATGCTCGTGGCATTTGATGCAGGAAAAACTACCTTCCGCCATTCCACTTTTGAAGAATATAAGGGAGGAAGACAGAAGACTCCACCCGAGCTTTCAGAGCAATTTCCATATTTACGCAAGCTTATAGATGCTTATGGCATAAAACGATATGAGCTGGAAATGTACGAGGCAGACGATATTATAGGGACGCTAAGTCGACAGGCTGAAAAGAAGGGACAGCAGGTTGTCATTGTGTCAGGTGACAAGGATTTAACTCAGCTAGCTACTGATTCGACTACAGTGTATATTACGAGAAAAGGAATAACAGACATAGAGAAATATACACCAGAGCACGTTCAAGAAAAATACGGCCTTACACCACTTCAAATCATCGATATGAAGGGATTAATGGGGGATTCCTCTGATAACATTCCGGGAGTTCCAGGCGTTGGTGAAAAAACAGCCATTAAACTTTTAAAGGAGCATGGATCTGTTGAGCAACTATACCAAGCACTCGATTCAGTTAGTGGTGCTAAGCTAAAGGAAAAGCTTATAGCCAATGAAGAACAGGCGAAGATGAGTAAGGAGCTTGCAACTATTGAAATAAACGCTCCTATCGAGGTGTCACTTGAGGATATCACTTATAGTGGTCCAAACATGGATGACGTTATTTCCATATGGAAGGAGCTATCCTTTAAAACTTTATTGGAAAAAACGGAGTATGTGGCGGAGGAGCATTCTACCACGGAAACGACTTTTGAAATTGTAGAGAACGTGAACTCTAGTTTCTTAGTAGATGAAATGTCCCTGCACTTAGAATTATATGATGAACAGTACCATAGAGCGGATTTATTGGGCATTGCATTGTCAGATGGGGAAAAATCTTATTTTATTCCTGGCGAAACAGCTTTCCAATCAAAAGAATTTTGTGCTTGGCTAGAGGATGAGTCCAAAATAAAATATGTGGTGGATTCAAAAGCAACGCAAGCAGTAAGCAGAAAACATGGAGTAAGCATTGCTGGGGTGGAGTTTGACCTAACACTGGCAGCCTATATAGATAATGCTTCTTTGACTGCAGATGATGTTGCAACGATAGGAAAAGAGTACGGTTATTATAACGTATTAAGCAATGAGCAAATTTACGGAAAAGGAGCCAAAAAGTCTGTTCCCGAGCAAGAGAAGCTTGCGGAGCATGCCACTAGAAAAGCACTGGCTTTATGGCATTTAAAACCTATACTTGAAAAGAAATTAAAAGAAAATGAACAATTTAAGTTATACAAGGAGTTGGAATTACCACTAGCATCTATTTTAGGAACAATGGAATCAGATGGAGTAAAGGTGGATAAGCAAGTACTTGTTGAGATGGGCCATGATTTAGAAATCAAGCTGAAGCAAATTGAAGGTGACATCCATGCTTTAGCGGGAGAAGCATTTAATATTAATTCACCAAAACAGCTTGGCGTTATCCTTTTTGAAAAACTAGGGCTGCCACCTATTAAGAAAACGAAGACTGGCTATTCTACTGCAGCTGATGTGTTAGAGAAACTAGCTAGTGAGCATGAAATTATTGAACAAATTCTAATGTACCGTCAATTAGGGAAGTTAAATTCAACCTATATCGAAGGACTTTTAAAAGAAATCCATGAGAGTGACGGGAAAATTCATACTAGATACCAACAGGCGCTTACAACAACTGGACGCTTAAGTTCTATCAATCCTAACTTACAAAACATTCCAATCCGTCTTGAGGAAGGTAGAAAAATTCGTAAAGCGTTTGTTCCAAGTAATCCTGAATGGGTAATGTTTGCAGCCGATTATTCTCAAATAGAGCTACGAGTGCTTGCCCATATGGCAGAGGATGCAAACCTAGTGGAAGCCTTTAAAAATAATATGGACATCCATACTAAAACAGCTATGGATGTATTTCATGTCGAGGCTGACGCAGTTGATTCTAATATGCGCCGTGCAGCAAAAGCAGTTAACTTTGGTATTGTTTATGGAATTAGTGATTACGGTCTATCTCAAAGCTTAGATATTACTCGTAAAGAAGCTGCTATATTTATCGAGAAGTATTTGAAAAGCTTCCCTGGAGTAAAGGAATATATGGATGACAGTATTCAAACAGCTAAGCAAAAAGGTTTCGTTACGACCATTTTGAACCGTAGAAGATATTTGCCGGAAATAACTAGCTCTAATTTTAATCTGAGAAGCTTTGCTGAACGCACAGCTATGAATACGCCTATACAAGGAAGCGCAGCAGATATCATTAAAAAAGCGATGATTGATATGGCAGCACGACTTAAAAAAGAAAACATGCAAACCAAGATGCTTCTTCAAGTGCATGATGAGCTAATATTCGAGGCTCCTCCAGAAGAGATTGCACTGCTTGAGAAAATCGTTCCTGAGGTAATGGAATCTGCGATTGAGCTAAACGTTCCTCTTAAAGTGGAGTATGCGTTTGGATCATCTTGGTACGATACAAAGTAAGGAGTTTTATGTATGCCAGAATTACCAGAGGTGGAAGGTGTTGTTCGAGGACTTCAGCCTGTTGTCACAGGTAAATTGATTCAATCAGTGGATGTTTCTCCAACCATCATAAAATCAAAGCAAGTTGGAAAGGAAGCTATTATCAAGGGAGCAGACGTGGAGTCATTCCAGGCTGCTCTTCCTGGTATGGTGATCGCTCGAATTGAACGGCGCTCGAAATATATTTATTTTCATTTGAAAAACCAAAATGGAGAACCATTTCTACTCGTTTCGCATTTGGGCATGTCTGGTGCTTGGTTCTATGTAAGGACCTTGGATGACATCTTAGAGGAAAAGTTTAAAAAGCATAGTCATGTTACTCTTCATTTTGAAGAAGGAGAAATGCTTGTATATGCGGACATACGTCGCTTTGGCGAGCTACGTCTGCTAGAAACCGAAGCAGACTACCCACCTTTACTTTTGATGGCTCCCGAGCCTTTTGACGATGGAGCATTAGAGCATTTTCTACAGATGAGTCTCTTGCCGCGCTATGAAAACAAAGCTATCAAGGAGTTCATCATGGATGGTCATGTCGTTTCAGGCTGTGGCAACATATATGCTACAGAGGCATTATTTAATCTTAGAATACATCCTGCACGGACAGTAAAAAGAATTAGTAAAGCTAGAAAAATTCAGTTGTTCCATGAAATTGTAGCAGTGCTATTAGACAGCATTGAAAATGGTGGAAGTACTATTTCAGATTATCGTTCTATTAATGGCGGAGCAGGAACGATGCAGCATAGACTACAAATGTATAGCAAAAAAAGCTGCCCAATCTGTGGGAAGGCTACCAAGCAGAAAACAATAGCTGGCCGAACATCTACCTATTGTGGTTCGTGCCAAAAGTAACGGAGGATTCATCATGATCATTGGATTGACTGGAAGTATCGCTAGCGGCAAAAGTACGGTGTCAAATATGTTAAAGGAAATGGGATATCCCATTATTGATGCAGATCTTGTAGCAAGAATCGTTGTGGAAAAAGGAACAGATGCTCTTCAGGCAATTACGGAGGTTTTTGGAGAAGAGATACTTACTCCGGATGGAGAACTGAATCGCCCAAAGCTAGGTGAAATAATTTTTTCTTCTCCCGCCCAAAGAAAGCAGCTGAATGATATCATGCATCCAGCCATTCGTGCGGAAATGATGAGCCAAAAAGAGAAGATGTTACTAGCGGGTCACCCGGTTATTATTATGGATATCCCATTGCTTTTTGAAAGTAAGCTCCAATCTTACGTGGATAAAATTATTGTCGTTACTGTATCAGAAGAAACTCAACTGAACAGGCTAATGGCTAGAAATAATTATTCCAAAGAGGAAGCAAAAGCAAGAATTCAATCACAATTGCCACTTTCTATTAAGGAAAAGGGTGCAGATGCTGTCATTTATAATAACGGCACTTTGGAGTCAACTAGGGAGCAGCTAGAAAAAATTCTTAGAGCTTGGAAGTAATAATTATTTGAAAATAACGAATTTAAAAACAGGGTATTTTAAGGCTACATAATTCTAAAATTGTGTTATACTAATGCATGAATATAAAAGAAAAAGTATCACACGTTATAGGAGGACTTATTATATGTCAGCTTCAATTGCAATCAATGGTTTTGGAAGAATCGGTAGAATGGTATTTCGCCAAGCGATCGTACAAGAGGAACTTAATGTAGTAGCTATTAATGCTAGATACCCATTAGAAACTTTAGCTCACCTAATAAGATATGATTCTACACATGGAACTTTCTCTGGAGAAATTGAGATTGGGGATAATGCTCTAATCGTAAATGGTAAACATGTACAGATCGTCAACGAGCGTGAGCCAGAAAAGCTTCCATGGAAAGAATTGAATGTAGATATCGTAATTGAATCTACTGGTAAATTTAATGATGGAGAAAAAGCTTCTGGTCACATAAAAGCTGGGGCTAAGAAGGTTGTTATTACAGCGCCTGCCAAAAATGAAGACGCAACGATTGTCATTGGTGTAAACGATGAAAAGCTAGACGTAGTAAATCACCAAATCATCTCAAATGCAAGCTGTACAACTAATTGTTTGGCACCAGTAGTAAAAGTATTAAACGATGCCTTTGGTATTGAAAACGGTTTAATGACTACAGTTCATGCCTATACAAATGACCAAAATAATTTAGATAATCCCCATAAAGATTTAAGACGTGCGCGTTCATGCGGGCAATCTATTATTCCTACTTCGACCGGTGCAGCGAAAGCCCTTTCACTTGTATTGCCAGAGCTAGAAGGAAAGATTCATGGAATGGCTTTACGCGTTCCTACTCCTAATGTTTCTTTAGTAGATTTAGTTGTGGATGTTCAACAAGAAGTGACAGCGGAAGAAGTAAATGCTGCGTTCCAAAAAGCAGCCGAGGGCTCTATGAAGGGCATTTTGGGAATTACGCATGAGCCATTGGTTTCGATTGATTTCAATACAACTACTAATTCTAGTACTGTAGATGGACTGACTACTATGGTAATGGGTAAAACAAAAGTTAAAGTACTTGCTTGGTATGATAATGAATGGGGTTATTCTGCAAGAGTGGTAGACTTAGCTAAAAAAGTTGCAAGTGGATTGTAATATCGGAATAACTTATTATTTAATTTAATTGAGTCTGACATTATGCTTTACTAATGAATATTTTTTCCTAATATTAACATAATACCTACCTCTTTCTAGTATTACTAGAAAGAGGTTTTTTTATATTGCACTATTAGTTAAAATGTTTTATAATGGAAATCGTGTACTTCTAGTACATAGACTACTTAAAGGGTTAGGACCTCTTAGGACTAACTTTCCCCCGTGGTAGTCAACTTTGATGTTAAAAATAAAACTTATCAAAGGGGGAAACGGACATTGGAGACAATGGGACGTCACATTATTGCAGAACTATGGGAGTGCGATTTCGACAAACTTAACGATATGCAATTTATCGAACAAACATTTGTTGATGCTGCACTAAAATCAGGTGCAGAAGTTAGAGAAGTTGCATTTCACAAATTTGCACCACAAGGTGTAAGTGGAGTCGTTATAATTTCCGAGTCGCATCTAACGATTCACAGCTTTCCAGAGCACGGTTATGCAAGCATTGATGTGTATACTTGTGGTGATTTAGATCCATCAATCGCGGCTAACTATATTGCAGATGCTCTTAATGCTGGAACACGCGAAACGCTCGAAATGCCACGTGGAATGGGTCCAGTCAAGGCACCTAAAGAACGCATGACAGTTCAAGTGTAATGAAACATGAACAAAACTGAGTGAGCAGAGGAATTTATTCCTCTGCTTTTTCGATTTTATGAGGAAAAGTTGTTATAATAGGTATACAAAATTAAAGCAAACGTTTAGGAGAGGTTCTATGAAATGCCCAGCATGCCAATTTAATGGCACTAAAGTGGTCGATTCCAGACCGATAGATGATAATAAGGCAATTAGAAGAAGGAGAGAGTGTGAGGATTGTGGGTTTCGCTTCACGACCTTTGAAAAGGTAGAGGAAACTCCTTTAATTGTCGTAAAGAAAGATGGATCTCGTGAAGAATTCAGCCGAGAGAAAATATTGCGAGGGCTAATACGTGCATGTGAGAAGAGACCTGTTGCACTTGACCAATTAGAGGAAGTTGTGTTTTATATTGAAAAGGAACTAAGAAGAACAGGTAACTCTGAAGTTAAATCAGAGGAAGTTGGCGAAAAGGTCATGGACAAGCTTGCTGAGATTGATGAGGTTGCCTATGTAAGATTTGCTTCCGTATATCGCCAGTTTAAAGACATAAATGTTTTCATTGATGAGTTAAAGGAAATCTTAAAAAAGAATCCTTCATTATAAGCAATTATTTAAGGAGTAGGTAAACAAGTGATGTTATATAAGGAGCTACACTCGACAGATACATATATGATTCGCTTGCCGTATTCTTTTTCTGATTATGATCGTCAGCTGCTAACGTTATTTTATCAGCCACTAGTCGGAGCAGAAAGCATGAGCCTTTATTTGACGTTATGGGCTGATGGAGAAATGCAAAGTGAAAACCAATGGACACATTATCATTTATTAAATGTTCTTGGCTTATCATTGGGGAAAGTTTTTCAAGCGAGAATAGCACTAGAAGCAATTGGTCTGCTGCGCACTTGGCAAAAGCCCAATGGAGATGGACGCAGCTTCTGCTATGAACTTGAAGCTCCTCTAGATGCGGAATCTTTTCTAAAGGATCCTTTGTTATCCATGTTCCTACTAAACAAAATTGGGGAAAGTGCATATAAACAGCTTAGAAGCCGTTACATTCAAACGTCTAACTGGCAACATGAGTATAC harbors:
- the nrdR gene encoding transcriptional regulator NrdR, with protein sequence MKCPACQFNGTKVVDSRPIDDNKAIRRRRECEDCGFRFTTFEKVEETPLIVVKKDGSREEFSREKILRGLIRACEKRPVALDQLEEVVFYIEKELRRTGNSEVKSEEVGEKVMDKLAEIDEVAYVRFASVYRQFKDINVFIDELKEILKKNPSL